In the Nocardia asteroides genome, TCGCGGTCTCGCTCGCCCTGGTGCTGCTGATGCTGCCGGTGGTGGTGCGCAGCACCGAGGAGATGCTCAAGCTGGTGCCGGACGAGCTGCGCGAGGCCTCCTACGCGCTCGGCATCCCGAAGTGGAAGACGATCGTGCGGATCGTCATCCCCACCGCCCTGCCCGGCATGCTCAGCGGCATGCTGCTCGCGCTCGCCCGCGTCATGGGCGAGACCGCGCCGGTGCTGGTGCTGGTCGGCTACAGCAAGTCGATCAACACCGACGTGTTCGACGGCAACATGGCCTCGCTGCCGCTGCTCATCTACCAGGAGCTGGCGAACCCCGAGCCGGCCGGCCGGCTCCGGGTGTGGGGCGCGGCCCTGACGCTGATCCTGCTGATCGCGGCGCTCTACGCGGCGGCCGCGGTCGTGAACAAGCTGCTCACGCGGAACCGATAGAGGCGGAACGAAACAATGGCCAAGCGTATCGACGTCAAAGACCTGAACATCTTCTACGGCAAGTTCCACGCCGTCGCCGATGTCGCGCTCACGGTGCTGCCGCGCAGCGTCACCGCCTTCATCGGCCCCTCCGGCTGCGGCAAGTCGACCGTGCTTCGCTCGCTGAACCGCATGCACGAGGTCACCCCGAACGCCAGCGTCCAGGGTGCCGTGCTGCTCGACGGCGAGGACATCTACGGCTCCCAGGTGGACCCGGTCGGCGTGCGCCGCACCATCGGCATGGTGTTCCAGCGCCCGAACCCGTTCCCCACCATGTCCATCCGGGACAACGTGGTGGCCGGGCTGAAGCTGCAGGGCGTGCGCGGCAAGAAGGAGCTGGAGGAGGTGGCCGAGCAGTCGCTGCGCGGCGCCAACCTCTGGAACGAGGTCAAGGACCGGCTTGACAAGCCGGGCGGCGGCCTCTCCGGC is a window encoding:
- the pstB gene encoding phosphate ABC transporter ATP-binding protein PstB, with amino-acid sequence MAKRIDVKDLNIFYGKFHAVADVALTVLPRSVTAFIGPSGCGKSTVLRSLNRMHEVTPNASVQGAVLLDGEDIYGSQVDPVGVRRTIGMVFQRPNPFPTMSIRDNVVAGLKLQGVRGKKELEEVAEQSLRGANLWNEVKDRLDKPGGGLSGGQQQRLCIARAIAVSPDVLLMDEPCSALDPISTLAIEDLITELKKEFTIVIVTHNMQQAARVSDQTGFFNLEAQGKPGRLIEIDDTEKIFSNPSKRATEDYISGRFG